In Arthrobacter alpinus, a single window of DNA contains:
- the uvrB gene encoding excinuclease ABC subunit UvrB has protein sequence MSLAQEINRVVAPFEVISEFKPAGDQPAAIKELTERINNGEKDVVLLGATGTGKSATTAWLIEQVQRPTLVLVQNKTLAAQLANEFRELMPNNAVEYFVSYYDYYQPEAYVPQSDTFIEKDSSVNEEVERLRHSATNALLTRRDVIVVATVSCIYGLGTPEEYVAGMVTLTRGDQMNRDDLLRKFVSMQYTRNDIDFHRGTFRVRGDTVEIIPMYEEQAIRVEFFGDEIENIYTLHPLTGEIIREENEMYVFPASHYVAGPDRMARAVKQIEDELASRTKELESQNKLLEAQRLRMRTTYDLEMMEQMGFCNGIENYSRHIDGREQGSAPHCLIDYFPDDFLLVIDESHVTVPQIGAMYEGDSSRKRTLVDHGFRLPSAMDNRPLKWDEFLERIGQTVYLSATPGKYELGVSDGYVQQIIRPTGLIDPEIIVKPSQDQINDLLGEIRKRTAKNERVLVTTLTKRMSEDLTDYLLGNGIKVEYLHSDVDTLRRVELLRELRMGVFDVLVGINLLREGLDLPEVSLVSILDADKEGFLRSSTSLIQTIGRAARNVSGEVHMYADRITASMQFAIDETNRRREIQVSYNKQHGIDPQPLRKKIADITDQLAREDADTAALLEEARSKREGAGKGGKKKTSTAAASRPATELINLIEELTAQMHGAAADLHFELAARLRDEVGDLKKELRQMREAGHD, from the coding sequence ATGAGTCTTGCCCAGGAAATTAATCGTGTAGTGGCCCCCTTTGAAGTCATCAGCGAATTCAAACCGGCCGGTGATCAGCCCGCGGCGATCAAGGAGCTGACCGAGCGCATTAACAACGGCGAAAAAGACGTTGTGCTGCTCGGCGCCACCGGTACGGGTAAGTCCGCCACGACTGCGTGGCTCATTGAGCAGGTACAGCGACCCACTTTGGTCCTGGTGCAGAACAAGACTCTTGCGGCGCAGCTGGCTAACGAATTCAGGGAACTGATGCCCAACAACGCCGTCGAGTACTTCGTTTCCTACTACGACTACTACCAGCCGGAAGCGTACGTTCCCCAGTCGGACACCTTCATTGAAAAGGACTCCTCGGTTAACGAGGAAGTTGAGCGGCTGCGTCACTCCGCCACCAACGCATTGCTGACCCGGCGCGATGTGATAGTTGTCGCCACGGTTTCCTGTATCTACGGCTTGGGAACTCCAGAAGAATACGTGGCCGGGATGGTGACCCTGACCCGCGGTGACCAGATGAACCGCGACGACTTGCTGCGCAAGTTTGTCAGCATGCAGTACACCCGCAACGACATTGATTTCCACCGCGGCACCTTCAGGGTTCGCGGTGATACCGTCGAGATCATTCCCATGTATGAAGAGCAAGCCATCAGGGTTGAATTCTTCGGCGACGAGATTGAGAACATCTACACGCTGCATCCGCTCACGGGGGAGATCATCCGGGAGGAAAACGAGATGTACGTGTTCCCGGCCTCGCACTATGTTGCAGGCCCGGACCGGATGGCCCGTGCAGTGAAGCAGATCGAGGACGAGCTGGCCTCGCGCACGAAGGAACTCGAAAGCCAGAACAAGCTCCTCGAGGCACAGCGGCTGCGAATGCGCACCACCTATGACCTTGAAATGATGGAGCAGATGGGCTTCTGCAACGGGATTGAGAACTACTCCCGGCACATTGACGGCCGTGAACAGGGCAGCGCCCCGCACTGCCTCATCGACTACTTCCCGGATGACTTCCTTCTGGTCATTGACGAATCCCACGTGACGGTGCCACAGATCGGTGCCATGTACGAGGGCGACTCGTCCCGCAAGCGCACCCTGGTGGACCATGGCTTCCGTCTGCCCTCGGCCATGGACAACCGGCCGTTGAAGTGGGATGAATTTCTTGAGCGGATTGGCCAGACCGTCTATCTGTCTGCCACGCCGGGCAAGTACGAGCTGGGCGTGTCCGATGGCTACGTGCAACAGATCATCCGTCCCACGGGGTTGATTGATCCAGAGATCATCGTCAAGCCGTCGCAGGATCAGATCAATGACCTGCTGGGTGAGATTCGCAAGCGTACAGCCAAGAATGAGCGCGTCTTGGTCACCACCTTGACCAAGCGCATGTCCGAGGACTTGACGGACTATCTCCTTGGCAATGGCATCAAGGTTGAATATCTGCACTCCGATGTTGACACGCTGCGCCGCGTGGAACTGCTGCGGGAATTGCGCATGGGTGTCTTCGACGTGTTGGTGGGCATCAACCTGCTCCGTGAAGGCCTTGACCTGCCCGAGGTCTCACTTGTCAGTATCCTGGACGCTGACAAGGAAGGCTTCCTGCGATCCTCCACCTCGCTTATCCAGACCATAGGCCGTGCCGCCCGCAACGTCTCCGGTGAGGTGCACATGTATGCTGACCGCATCACGGCCTCCATGCAGTTCGCCATTGACGAGACGAACCGGCGCCGGGAGATTCAGGTCAGCTACAACAAACAGCACGGCATTGACCCGCAACCACTGCGTAAGAAGATCGCCGACATCACCGATCAGCTGGCCCGTGAGGATGCCGACACTGCTGCACTGCTCGAAGAAGCCCGGTCCAAGCGTGAGGGCGCCGGGAAGGGCGGAAAAAAGAAAACCTCAACCGCGGCAGCGTCCCGCCCGGCGACCGAACTTATCAATCTCATCGAGGAACTCACGGCCCAGATGCACGGTGCGGCCGCGGACCTGCACTTTGAACTGGCCGCCCGCCTGCGCGATGAGGTGGGGGACCTGAAGAAGGAACTACGCCAAATGCGAGAAGCCGGCCACGACTAG